In one Eschrichtius robustus isolate mEscRob2 chromosome 15, mEscRob2.pri, whole genome shotgun sequence genomic region, the following are encoded:
- the IL37 gene encoding LOW QUALITY PROTEIN: interleukin-37 (The sequence of the model RefSeq protein was modified relative to this genomic sequence to represent the inferred CDS: substituted 3 bases at 3 genomic stop codons): MSFLEEKPGVKMDSEDCERDELHCHSEARTVKGEEAKSWSLQLTHGVQSSKTKNQDVGLTDVDPLTVTIENQPCSWNTEPARGALEPGPSLTSVSSAHSGPRVKAKGLEKFTIHDGDHKVLVPDSGTLRAVPYKTYILPETFFVSASHVRSTCEERGSLILLAVSKGELCLFCDVNKRQSQPSXSXRXASKQKLSDMATQKEPSCLPFIFYRAKVGSWNTLESAAQPGWFVCTSCNPGEPVGMTNTCGRRKHTEFSFRQFCKAEMSPSEVRE; this comes from the exons ATGTCCTTTTTGGAGGAGAAACCAGGCGTGAAAATGGACTCTGAAGACTGTGAAAGAGATGAACTTCATTGCCACTCAGAAG CACGGACTGTGAAGGGAGAGGAGGCCAAATCCTGGAGCTTGCAACTCACACATGGCGTTCAGAGttccaaaactaaaaatcaggatgTTGGTCTGACGGATGTGGATCCGCTAACAGTGACAATAGAGAACCAGCCCTGCTCCTGGAACACAG AGCCGGCCAGAGGTGCCCTGGAGCCAGGCCCCAGCCTCACCTCTGTGAGTTCTGCCCACTCAG GTCCAAGAGTGAAGGCCAAAGGCCTGGAGAAGTTCACCATCCATGACGGGGATCACAAAGTATTGGTCCCGGACTCTGGGACCCTCAGAGCTGTTCCGTATAAAACCTACATACTCCCAG AGACCTTCTTTGTATCAGCCTCCCACGTGAGGTCAACTTGTGAGGAGAGAGGAAGCCTGATTCTCTTGGCCGTCTCTAAAGGCGAGCTGTGTCTCTTCTGTGACGTGAACAAAAGACAAAGCCAGCCATCCTGAAGCTGAaggtgagcttca AAGCAGAAACTTTCCGACATGGCCACCCAGAAGGAACCATCATGCCTGCCCTTCATCTTTTATAGGGCTAAGGTGGGCTCCTGGAACACCTTGGAGTCAGCTGCCCAACCCGGATGGTTTGTCTGCACCTCTTGCAATCCCGGGGAACCGGTTGGAATGACAAATACTTGCGGGAGAAGGAAACACACCGAGTTTTCATTTCGGCAATTCTGCAAAGCTGAAATGAGCCCCAGTGAAGTCAGAGAATAA